The genomic window TCTCCACTAAGCATTTTATCTCTGGATTTATAATATACATCAAAGAAACCACCAGATTTACTATCTTTCTCTAATTTTTGTTCTTTTTCATAAATAACCCGATCTATGGAGTAGTTAGCAAGTGTTTTTCTCTTATGTTTTTCCTGTTCTAAATCTATAGTAATAGCTGGTCTTGTCCTATCTGTTAATGTTGTCGCGCTATTAACTATAGAAACCCTACCAGCTTGTGATACCGCTCTCCTACCATCATCCGCTATATCATCAGAAGCGTAAACTGAAGATGGAATGGCTAAAAAAATAACAATTTTATAGTTAACCAACCTTATTTTTCTCCAGAAAAACAAAGTTGTCTCGCTCGCTACGCGGCGCAAAACCGACTCTCTCGGAGTTGGTTTTGATAGTAACTTATGGTAATTCTTACCACAAATTACTATAAGAAATAATCTAATTATCTTATTCATTATGTTATGCTTATATAAAATTGTTATATATAGCGGGAAAGTATAATAAAATAAGACGAATATCACAATAAATAATATACATGCTTAGCAACGAAACAAAAGATAGAATATCGCCCTTAATCAAGGAAATACCGCTTATTATTAGCGAATCATCGCTGCGTAATGATATTGATGATTTGCTCGCCATGACTCCTTACCTAAGCAATGGCTGTAGCTTCGCGGTAGTGGATGATATAAATACCACTGATATATTTGGAAATAGGGTATTTTCCGCTTTAAGAAAACACTCAAAAAATCGTCATATAAGCTTTGAGGCAAGCCCTACTGCCAGCATGGATAATGTAAATTATATAAGACAAAAAAGCATGTATTGTGACGCTATTATCGCTGTTGGTAGTGGTACAATAAATGATTTATGTAAATACGCCGCCTATCTTGATAAAAAACCATATGTTGTTTTCCCAACCGCCGCTAGCATGAATGGCTATTTATCGGCAAGTGCCTCTATTGAAGTTGATGGACATAAAAGCAGCCAGCAAGCGAACCTACCAAAAGCAGTATTTTGTGACTTGCAAATAATAGCGCAAGCGCCCGTAAGGCTAACGAGAAGTGGGCTTGGTGACTGTTTAGCGCGCCCTACGGCTCAATGTGACTGGTTACTTTCGCGTTTATTGCTCGCGACTAACTATATAGAAGATGTTTTTTTGATACAGCACGATATTGAGGAGGAAGTCTTTGAGAACGCTTCTGCTATAGCGAAAACTGATTTTGACATAACAAAAAAGCTGCTTGAACTGTTGCTAATATCAGGACTCGGTATGACAGCGGCAAAAGGCAGTTATCCGGCTAGTCAGGGCGAGCATATGATAGCACATTGTTATAATATGCTACAAAATAATCGTAATGAACATAACAGAAATGTGATTCCCCTGCATGGAGAGGAAATTGGAATAACCAGCCTGTATATGGCGGAATTGCAAGAAAACCTGCTAAAGAAAGAGCTTAAACTCAAAGATACTATCTTTAATATTGATGAGATTAAGAATTTTTACGGATCTGAGCTAACAATTGAGTTTTCGCTACTGTTTGAGAAAAAACAGAAATTATTGATGGAAAAACGAGAAAAAATTAAAGAAGCAAACTGGGATGATGTAAAAAGTGAAATAGAGAAGATAATGATGGGCGCACCACAAATAGAAAGCATATTAAAAAAAGCTGGATGCCACACTAAGCTAGAAAATATAGGCTGGAATAGAGAAGATTTTAACAAAGCTTTATCTACCGCTCGCTTTAGCCGTGACAGATTTACTTTTCTTGATTTGGAGTAAGAAATTTAGAAATTTGAGATAAAAATAACCTTTCGTAGAGCTTTCTATAGTAATCTCAGTTGACTTTTCTTTAATAAAACTTTACTATTGCTGTAATTTTACTAAATTTAGCTTCGGAGGAAAAAATGGCTAAAACGTTGGAGAGTGAAACACCACTTTATGATGCACTTACTGATAAGGAACGACGTGCGATAGATCATCATATTAAGGAAGATCATCGTATTAGGGAAGGTTATAATGGTATGAATTCAATAAGACCTGCTGACATCACAAGACCAGAAATCTTGAATAGCGCCAGGCAAAGTATTGCGCGCGAATTCAATAATCCCGATAGTAATAGCAGAGAAAATATCATGGGTAGATACGAACGTTATATCCAGGAATTATCCAGAAAAGATGGTCCATCTGGGTCTGTTGGAACAAGTATACCACAGACAGGGCTACGGCATAATGACGGTGGTAAACAACGCTAAAACCATTCAACATCATGTATTATGTAGGTTATGGGCGTTATATTGGCATAATTAAAGAAATTAGTGGCTGATTTTTTTGTATTTTTGTATATAGACACAATTTCAATCACTGCTTATTCTGATAAGGGCGGCGCAAACATAGCAAGAAAGTGGCAATAAAAATAATAATATACCAGATAGGAATAACAGACCGTGCTCTCCACTATTTGTTGAGGAGAAAATAAGTATTGGAATATAAAGCGGCATTATTACAAGCGCCTGAAGCAGCCCTCCTCTTTTACTACCAATAGTAAGAGCCGCGCCAATCGCGCCAAGAGCCACCATAACAAAAGAAGCGACCGTAAGCACCGATAATGACACTAAAATTTGCTGAACAGAAAGACTAGCTGATATAGCTATAAGTGGCGAGACAATTAATATAGGCAGTATATTTGAACACCAACTCCCACATATTTTCGCGAGTACCATTATTTCTAGTAATACAGGCTGTAATATTATTTGTTCAAGACTACCATCCTCATAATCTCGTTCAAACATCAGTGGTAGTGTGGTTATTATGGCAAGAAGCATACTTATAGACATTACTGAAGTGGTATAGGATGAAACCATCTGTGGCCCCATAGCGAAGATGAATAAGGCTATGGTTATTATATAAAAAGCACATGCTCCCATCGCTCCGCCACCTTTGCGGAATGACAACATGACTGACTGGCGAAATATTGAGAGGAAATATCTCATGTGAATTTACTTTCCGTCTCTATTTCTCTAAATTCGTAGTGCCTGAAATCATCTAACCATAAAGTATGGGCTGCTATTGATGAATTCATTATATGAGAAGCGACAACCACTATACCGCCCTGTTTTACCCGTGACTCAATAAGACTAGCGGTGAGTATTACCGCCTCCTCATCAAGAAAATTTGTCGGTTCATCAAGCAACCATAATTTACATGGTGATATAATCAGGCGAGCAAGGGCAATCCTACGTTGCCAACCGGCGGAAAGTTGAGATGCTGGAACATCAGAAAAACGCTCAAGACCATAGAATGCCATAGCGGCTGGAATCAATAATTCCGTATCATATAATTTTGCCCAAAATAGTAAATTCTCATAGACGGTAGCATCCGCCTTCACACCACTTTTATGACCTATAAAAAGCAATTCTCTTCTAAAATCATAATTATCTTTTATTGATACATCATCCCATAATATATCACCACTATCAGCCTCAAGAAGACCTGATAATATTTTAAGTAGGCTAGTCTTGCCAGCGCCATTAGCTCCTTTCAGCAGCAGCAAAGCACCTTCTTGCAACGAAAATCCAAGATGGCTAAAAATTATATTTTCTCCACGAACGCAGCTAATATCCCTACATGATAACATAATATTACATATATACTTATTTCATTATCCTATAATCGTATAAGTTAATAGTTACACGACCTAAATTAATACTTTATTATTTCTAACAAATTGTTTAATCATACGTTACAAAAATATAAAATAGTTTATAAATCTGTCTCTAAGAATTATACATTAAGGAGAATATTGTGAAAAACAAGAGCAAGAACTCATTTAATACCAAATCCACTATAGATGCCGGTGGTAATGAATATGAATATTACAGCCTGCCGAAGTCTTATGAGTCTCTTGGTAGTGATCTTAAGCGTCTACCATATAGTCTTAAAGTTTTGCTTGAAAATTTGCTCCGCCATGAGGATGACATAAGTGTTAGCGCTGATGATATACGCTCATTTGCTGACTGGATTAAAAATAAAAGCTCAGATCGTGAGATAGCTTATCGTCCGGCGCGAGTTTTGATGCAAGATTTCACCGGTGTTCCAGCGGTTGTTGACTTAGCGGCGATGCGTGACGCTATGAAAAAGCTTGGTGGCGATCCTGAGAAAATCAACCCCTTATCGCCGGTTGATCTAGTTATAGATCACTCAGTTATGGTTGATAAGTACGGTACAGCAGCAGCCTTTGCCGATAATGTATCTTTAGAGATGGAGCGCAACCGTGAGCGCTATGAGTTTCTACGCTGGGGACAAAGTGCGTTTAATAATTTCCGTGTGGTTCCTCCCGGAACTGGTATCTGCCATCAAGTTAACCTTGAGTATTTAGCACAGACTGTATGGACACAAGATGGCGTCGCTTATCCCGACACACTTGTAGGAACCGATAGCCACACCACGATGATAAATGGTCTTGGTGTTCTTGGTTGGGGTGTTGGTGGTATTGAAGCGGAAGCGGCAATGCTTGGTCAACCCGTTTCTATGCTTATACCTGAGGTTATCGGATTTAAGCTTACCGGAAAAGCCAAAGAAGGAGTGACCGCTACTGACATCGTTCTTACCATAACCCAAATGTTGCGCAAAAAAGGCGTGGTTGGCAAATTTGTAGAGTTTTTTGGTGAGGGGCTTAATCATATGCCGCTTGCTGATCGGGCGACCATCGCTAATATGGCTCCAGAATATGGCGCTACTTGTGGAATATTCCCGATTGACGCTGAGACTATAAATTATCTTAAGCTTACTAGCAGAGATAGTGGTAGAGTCGAGTTGGTTGAAGCATACGCTAAGGCGCAAGGAATGTGGCGTGATAAGGATTACGTGGATCCTATATTTACTGATACTCTTGAACTTGATATGGGAACTGTTGAGCCATCACTTGCTGGTCCTAAACGACCACAAGATAAAGTTCTTCTATCTAAAGCGAAAGAATCTTTTGAATCTTCTCTTCCTGAGCTTAATAAGGAAAATAAAACAGCCAACTCCGAGCGCGGCACGGATAATCTGTCGCATGGTAGCGTGGTAATAGCGGCCATTACGAGTTGTACTAATACCTCCAACCCTTACGTGATGCTGGCGGCTGGTTTGGTGGCAAGAAATGCCGCCGCTAAAGGGCTTAGACCAAAATCATGGGTAAAAACCTCTTTGGCACCTGGTTCAAAAGTTGTTACTGAATATCTGGCACGGTCGGGTCTTGATAAATCACTTAATGAAATTGGCTTTAACCTTGTTGGTTATGGCTGCACCACTTGTATCGGAAACTCTGGTCCACTTAACGAGGAAATAGAGACAGCGATAAAAGATAAAGGCTTAGTGGTAGCTTCAGTACTTTCTGGAAACCGTAACTTTGAGGGACGAGTTCATCAATTGGTGAAAGCTAATTATCTGGCATCACCTCCATTAGTGGTAGCTTACGCTCTTGCTGGTAGTATGAATATTGATATAGCCAAAGATCCGATTGGTAATGATAGTGACGGTAACCCAGTTTATCTAAAAGACATATGGCCAAGCAATAAAGAAGTAGCCGATGTGGTTATGGGCTGCGTTACTTCTGAAATGTTCGCGAAAAAATACGCTGACGTATTTAGTGGTGAAAAGGAATGGCAAGACATTCCTGTCGGGAAAGGCAAGACCTATAGCTGGGATAATAAAAGCACCTATATACAAAACCCTCCCTACTTCACCTCATTTAACACTGGTGATGGAGTGGCGCTAAAGGATATAGAAAACGCGAAGATACTAGCTTTATTCGGTGACTCAATAACTACTGACCATATATCACCCGCCGGTAACATAGCCAAAAACTCCCCAGCGGCTTCTTACCTAGCGGCAAACGGTGTTCAACCTGCTGATTATAATTCTTATGGGGCAAGGCGTGGTAACCATGAGGTGATGATGCGTGGTACTTTCGCTAATATCCGTATTAAAAACGAGATGATGGATGGTGAGGAAGGTGGATATACCTTATATAATAATGAAAAAGTCAGTATTTACGATGCGGCGATGAAATATCAACAAGATGGCTCTGAGCTGGTTGTTATAGCTGGTAAGGAATACGGAACTGGCTCCTCACGTGATTGGGCGGCAAAAGGCACCAAATTACTAGGAGTTAAGGCGGTTATAGCCGAAAGTTTTGAGCGTATTCATCGTAGTAATCTAGTAGGAATGGGCGTACTTCCCCTTGTTTTTCAAGGAGATAGTAATAGAAACAACCTAAAACTTACTGGTGATGAGACTATCAGCATTAACGGTATAGAAAATGGTCTGAAGCCACGCATGCAACTGGATATGTTAATAGAATATAAAGATAAATCCAGTATAGTGGTTCCATTGCTATGTCGGATTGACACATTGGATGAGCTGGAATATTATAAAAACGGTGGTATCTTACAATATGTTATGAAGAATCTGCTAAATACGGGATAATAACTAATAAAATATACATGACTGATACAGATGATAAAAAACCTGATCCAACTAGAACGATAGTTTTGGTTTACGGTATGCTGGAAAATGGGCATCCATTTTGGGTGTATGTCGCTGTGAAGTCAAAGCTTTACCCAGCTTTTCTTAAGGCACAGCGAGATGGTACGCTAAACTTATATAGGTTTGAGGATTACGGCGAGATTATTGTCTCTGGTGCAGGAAACTCACCACCTGATGAGGTGACTATAAAAGTAGCTGAAATGTATCAGACGGACGCTAATAAATTAAAAGAGCGTATTGAAAGTGATGATTGATGGTTAAAGTGATGGAATTTAACCGTGCTAGTCTTGCTAAATCTATAACACTTATAGAATCCACTAAAAAAGAACATCAGGAACAAGCACAAGGCTTGCTCAGTGAAATACTACCAAAAACTGGAAACTCCCTACGGATAGGAATAACAGGTGTTCCCGGTGTTGGTAAATCGACCTTTATAGAAACTTTCGGTCTACATATTATTGAGCAAGGTCATAAAGTAGCGGTACTTGCTATTGACCCTTCCAGTATCAAGACTGGTGGTTCCATACTTGGCGATAAAACCCGTATGGCGAAACTAGCCCAACATGAATCTGCCTTTATCCGCCCATCGCCAACCTCTGGTTCTCTGGGAGGAGTCGCAAGGCGTACTCGTGAGGCAATGCTGCTTTGTGAGGCGGCTGGTTATGATGTTATTATTATTGAGACTGTTGGTGTTGGACAATCAGAGACTGAAGTAGCCGATATGGTAGATATGTTTATGTTACTACTTCTACCAGGTAGTGGTGATGAATTACAAGGCATCAAAAAAGGCATAGTGGAGCTTGCTGACTTGATAGTTGTAAATAAGGCCGATGGAGACCTGCAAGGACAAGCAAAAAGAGTGCGTGCGGACTATTCAGCGGCTCTTAAAATGTTACATCCAGCAAATAATAGCTGGCAACCGAAAGCTGTTACCTGCTCCGCTCTTGAAAATAAGAATATCAGTGATATATGGCAAACCGCTTGTGATTTCAGAAAAATAATGACTGATTCAAAGGAACTAGCAAACCGACGTTCTGGGCAAGCGGTATCATGGATGTGGAAAGAAATAAAAGAAAATCTAGTTAGTGGCTTTATAAATAATACAACAGTAAAGAATAGCATTAAATCTACTGAGAATGAAGTATCAGATGGCAACAAACCAGCTACTCAAGCCGCTATGGAATTACTTAAGTTATACAAAAACAGTTAGAAATAACGTGGTAGCGTTTATAGTATAGTCGAGTTAGAAATTTATCGCTTTTCCTCTGGAGGACTCTAAATTATTAATAGCTGCTATATTAGCGGAAACTTTTGTATATTTCTTAAGTACACTGTCCAGCGATTTATCTAAGTCTTTATCTTTACTACCAGCCGGCTGACTATGTTTAATAGAAAGAACTACATTTCCCCTTTCATTAATTTTCATACGAACATTATCAGCAACATTTATTGAGTTATCAGGATAGTGTCCCTTCTCATCAAGATCTGGTTGCCTTATCTCTCGCAAGCTATTCCCAACCTCACCTGAGTTTTTTATAACCTCAGCTTTCCGCAACTCATCTAGCAAGATATGAGACTCTATAATGGATTTTTTCTGATGATCCTGTAAATCCATACCTTTATTAATATGTGAATCAAGAGGTCTATTATAAGTAATGGTAATATTAGTGGTTTTATTATTATCATCCACTTGTTGACGAACCACCACATGACCGCCGACCTTGCCACCTTCCTTACTAGAAGCAACAGAAGAGATTATACTTTCCAATTTCTCTTTTATATCTTGTTCTGTTTTTTTCATAAATCACTCCCTAGTAAAATATATTACCAATAGCAATTCACAACGTAAAAACCTATAAATAAATATTACTACCTTGCCTTAGCTGCCGCCGCGAGGTCAACCTCTTTATATTCCCAATCTTTCGCGCCTTTTTTAGAGGATATATCATATATATATGGTTTAGCGTTATCCATGTTGTACTCTATTATCTGATCTTTACTCATATTTTTTATTATCATGGTGAGCGCGCGTAGGCTGTTACCGTGCGCTGAGATCATTATATTCTCGCCATTTTGTAATCTAGGTAATATTTCCTCCTCCCAGAATGGTTTTACCCGCTTTACAACATCTGACAGTGACTCTGTTTTAGCGTCATTATCTGGTACAATAATAAATTTAGGTTCGCCTTCACCTTTTTGAGAATTTTTATTTGGATGATATGGATTTGAGTCCTGCATAGCTGGCGGCGGATTATCGTATGAACGACGTAATGTTTTAATTTTTCCAGCGGCTATTTCCTTAGCTTCTTCCTCAGACTTACCATCTTTTATGGCTTGCTGTACATAATCACTCTCTAATTGTTTTTTATTATATCCGGTAACATCGCCATAGTGACGCTCAATCATCCTATCATCTATCTTAATTTCTTTACTAGGCGTTCCCATAGCATTAAGCATTTCTCTTGCGGTACTACTCGCGCGAGAGAGATTGGTAGAATATACCACATCAGGTTGGAATCCAGAATCTCTTAGCTGCTTACCAGCTTCCTTAGCTTGTTCAATTCCTTTTTCAGTAAGAGAAACATCTACCCAGCCGGTAAATTGGTTTTTTTGATTCCACTCACTTTCTCCATGTCTTACTAAAACTAGGCGACCGGTCTTTGCGGTACTATCAGCATGTCCCATTTTATTTCCTTTTTTTCTGTTTGTAATTTTTATAGAGATTAATTTAGCTTAACTAAAAAAGCAATAGTTAACTAAAGTCATTTAGGTAATTATTACCGTTGGTAGCTATATATCTACTAAATAACTAAATATCCAGATTTTCAACACTTAGGGCATTGGTGATAATAAAATCACGGCGTGGCTCCACCACATCACCCATTAATGTGGAGAATAGAGCTTCCGTCTCAGCGTCATCCTCAATTTTCACCTGTAACAAGCGACGGGTTTCTGGGTTTAATGTAGTCTCCCATAGCTGATCCGGATTCATCTCACCAAGACCTTTGAAACGCTGGATGGTAGAGCCCTTACGTGCCCAATCCATCAATGTGTTATATAGTTCTGACGGAGTGTTAATCTCCGCGCTACTTTGCTTACGGGTGATGGTTAACGAGCTCATAAAATACTCCGCGAAATATCCGGAATGGCTCGCTATTTCGTTAGCGTCTTTACTACGCAGATTTTTATCCTCAAATAGATAAATTTCTTCTACCGCTCTTACCATACGCCGGATTTTGAACACATCATTTTCAAATGAGCATTCCCAGCCAGCCTGCTCGCCTTCCAGCCTTGCCAGCGACTCTGCCCATGCTTTTGCTTTTTCCACACTTCCCGCATTACCGTCAAATATACCGGCTAGCGCCGCGGCTTCCAGCAGATTAATCGGGATACGTTTCGCTAGTGAGCTAAGAGCGCTATTTACTTTATATGCTTTAGTAAGAATATCCGCAAGCTCGTCACCATCAATAATTCTGCCACTGCTTAATACGATAGAAGATCCATCAAGAGCGGAAGTTTGTAAATGCTGTTCCAAAGCCTTATCATCCTTTAAGTAAACATCGCTATTGCCTCTACGCATTTTATAAAGCGGCGGCTGCGCTATGTACAAATAGCCTTTTTCAATAAGCTCGCGCATCTGCCGGAAAAAGAAAGTAAGCAGCAGAGTGCGGATATGAGAACCGTCAACGTCCGCGTCAGTCATAATAATTATCTTATGATAACGAGCTTTTTCTATATTGAATTCCTCACGTCCGATGCTTGTACCAATAGCGGTAATCAGCGTTCCGACTTCCTGACTAGATAACATCCGGTCAAAACGCGCGCGCTCTACATTTAGTATCTTACCTTTAAGCGGCAATATCGCCTGATAATTACGGCTGCGTCCCTGCTTAGCTGAACCACCCGCCGAGTCACCCTCTACTATGAATAATTCTGATTTCGCTGGGTCTCGCTCTTGACAATCCGCTAGTTTTCCTGGAAGCGAGGAAATATCTAGCGCACCCTTACGACGAGTAAGCTCACGAGCTTTACGGGCCGCCTCACGGGCGGATGCCGCTTCTATAATTTTCCCAACTAATGTTTTAGCGTCTTGCGGATGCTCTTCCATCCACTGCGAAAGTTTATCGTACACATAGCTCTCAACCACCGGACGTACTTCTGAGCTAACCAGCTTATCCTTAGTTTGCGAGGAGAATTTAGGGTCAGGAACCTTAACCGAGACAATAGCGGTAAGCCCTTCTCTCGCGTCATCACCGGTTATACCGACCTTAGCTTTTTTAGACATACCGCTTTCATCAAAATATTTATTGATTGAGCGAGTAAGAGCGGCGCGGAATCCGATGATATGAGTTCCACCATCACGCTGACGGATATTATTGGTGAAAGCTAGGACATTTTCATGGTAGCTGTCATTCCACTGCATGGCGACCTCAACCCCCATGCCATCACGCTCACCTTTTATGACGATAGTATCATGCAGAGCGTGTTTGCTTTTATCCAGATATTTAGCGTAGGCTTCTGTTCCACCTTCATAATAAAACTCTATCTCTGTTGCTGGATCTGTACGCTCATCCTTAAGCAAAATACGCACACCTGAATTAAGGAAAGCCAGCTCACGCAGACGATGCTCAACAGTAGCGAAGTTAAAATCTATCATAGAAAAAGTTTCTTTAGATGGCAGAAAGGTAACGCTTGTACCTTTTTTGCCCTCAGTGTCACCAACTATTTTAAGATGTTGCGTGGTTTCACCGTGCGAGAATTTTGCTTCATACTGCTTGTTATTGCGCCATATTGTTAAATTTAGATATACTGAAAGAGCATTTACCACCGACACACCAACACCATGCAAACCACCAGATACCTTATATGAATTCTGGTCAAACTTACCACCGGCGTGGAGTTGGGTCATAATAACCTCAGCGGCTGATACTCCTTCTCCCTCATGTATATCAACTGGAATACCACGTCCGTTGTCAGACACCGTGCATGAACCATCGTTATTAAGGCTTACCGTAACTAAATCACAATGTCCGGCGAGCGCTTCGTCAATAGCGTTATCCACCACCTCATAGATCATGTGGTGCAAGCCGGAACCGTCATCAGTATCCCCGATATACATACCCGGACGCTTGCGAACCGCCTCCAGCCCCTTTAATACCTTAATTGAATCCGCACCGTAATTATTTTGCTGCATGTCATGCTCTACTTCTTCTATTTTTAACGCTTCAGCCATTTTTTATTCTCTGAAAATTATAATATTTTTTATTTTTAATAATTATATTGAAAATAATTTTAACACTCGCTACATAGTGCAAAACCACCACTTTCGGCGATAGTTTTGATAGTAGTTTCTAACCACATAATTATAAACTACTATAATTGTATAATTCACAGCAAGAAGTTGTAGCATAACCCTACAATATTGGAACTGTTTTTTTGCGTATTTTCGCATGTTAAGACAAATAATTTACTGAATAATTGGCTTTAACATTAAGATTTTTGCACTAATTGTCTGTCTGGCAATAAACACCTAACTATATCTATTATTATCTACAGTTATAATTCATTGATTCTGCAATTTTTGTTGGATTTCTAAGCTTTTTTGTCTCATTTCTAACATCTTTTGCTTCATAAACTCTTGTGGAGTGATTTTACCATTCATTCTATAATCTTCTATTGAGTCAAGATACTTATCTTGAATAAGATTATATGGATTATCCATATCGCAAGCAAAAGAATCCTCTACAAATCTGATAGCTATAGCGAAAGCTTCATTCATCCCAACAAGTTTTTCTTTATATTCCAGACTATTATTTTCAGACCATCTTACAAAAGCATCAGGAAATTTTTCCTTATCCACCATATTCATGCCACAAACAATTTCTCTGTTACAGGTGCATAAATTTTTGTTTTTTGATGGACTATGCACTTCTATCATATACGCGACAAAAATTTTGCTTTTACAGCTTTTAATGTTTCTTTGGTCAGTGCTCATACAAGCTTTTTTTTAGATCCTCACCAGTTTTAATAGATATGGCTCTTTCTCTAGCGATCGCTAAATTAACCGAAAATATTATTAGAAATAAAAAAACAAGCGATATTCTTACTATGGACATATTCACACCTTTCAAGAACAGTAATATTATATAATAACACTACCGTTATCCACCTTAAAAAACTGGGCTTTTCCATGTAAACTCATAAATAATGACTGATCAGTCCCTGTCATCCATGTTTGCGCGCCAATATCATATATTTCCTCAAATAATTCCTGTCTTTTCGCCGAGTCTAAATGACTTGCTATCTCATCAAGAAGTATTATTGGAACAACCCTATGCCATATCGCTCCCGAGCGGGCTTGCGCTAGTATTATGGAAAGCATCATCGCTTTTTGCTCACCAGTTGAGCAAGCGGAAGCTGGCATATTCTTCTTAACATGAGTTACCAAAAGCTCGCTGCGGTGTGTACCAACATTAGTCCTACCTGATTCACCATCTTTTCTTCTGCTAATGGCTAAAGTCTCAGCAAACATATTTTCCGCTTCCAGAGCTGTTTTACCATCTTTTAACAACTCCTCAACATATCCGATTATATCTATATAGGCTTTAGGAAAACTAAGGGTAGATGAACCTATGGCGTAATTTATATGCTCACATGTAGAGATTCTAGCTTGCGCTATGGCCACCCCGCTTGCCGCCATTTTTTTCTCCAGAGATGAAAGCCAATTATTATCAGCACCGGAAAATTGTAATAGTTTATTACGCTCACGCATGGCGTACTCATATTCATTTACACAAGTGGCATGCGCTGGATCAAAATTAAATACTAGACGGTCAAGAAATTTACGCCCCGATGACGCGCCTTCCAGAAAAAGCTGTTCCATTTGTGGAGTAAGCCAGATTATAGAAATATGCGATAAAAGTTCGCTATGCTTGCTGGTAAGCTGTCCATCAATCTTTACTATGCGTTTATCAGCATTTTCAGAATTATCAAAAGACCTACCAGTTCCTATCTTTACCTCACCTTGTTTACCATAAATATTCGCGGAAACTGTCCAACCAGTATTATAATCTCTTCCAACAACAGGAAGTATTGCTTCTTCTGGAAGAGTTATATTCAAGCTATCAATATCAGATAATTTCGCTTTTCTTAGTCCCCGACCGGCGATAAGTAAAGATATAGCTTCCAGTATATTGGTTTTTCCGGCTCCGTTCACACCAGTTAAAACTACTGGTTCTTCTGAAACCTCTATACGAGTGTTACGATAATTGCGAAAATTAGAAAGTGACAGAGAGGAAAGCGATATTTTTTTAGGGTTACAAGTTGACTTTGCAGTGTAAAAAACAAC from Rickettsiales bacterium includes these protein-coding regions:
- a CDS encoding heme exporter protein CcmB, whose amino-acid sequence is MRYFLSIFRQSVMLSFRKGGGAMGACAFYIITIALFIFAMGPQMVSSYTTSVMSISMLLAIITTLPLMFERDYEDGSLEQIILQPVLLEIMVLAKICGSWCSNILPILIVSPLIAISASLSVQQILVSLSVLTVASFVMVALGAIGAALTIGSKRGGLLQALVIMPLYIPILIFSSTNSGEHGLLFLSGILLFLLPLSCYVCAALIRISSD
- the acnA gene encoding aconitate hydratase AcnA; amino-acid sequence: MKNKSKNSFNTKSTIDAGGNEYEYYSLPKSYESLGSDLKRLPYSLKVLLENLLRHEDDISVSADDIRSFADWIKNKSSDREIAYRPARVLMQDFTGVPAVVDLAAMRDAMKKLGGDPEKINPLSPVDLVIDHSVMVDKYGTAAAFADNVSLEMERNRERYEFLRWGQSAFNNFRVVPPGTGICHQVNLEYLAQTVWTQDGVAYPDTLVGTDSHTTMINGLGVLGWGVGGIEAEAAMLGQPVSMLIPEVIGFKLTGKAKEGVTATDIVLTITQMLRKKGVVGKFVEFFGEGLNHMPLADRATIANMAPEYGATCGIFPIDAETINYLKLTSRDSGRVELVEAYAKAQGMWRDKDYVDPIFTDTLELDMGTVEPSLAGPKRPQDKVLLSKAKESFESSLPELNKENKTANSERGTDNLSHGSVVIAAITSCTNTSNPYVMLAAGLVARNAAAKGLRPKSWVKTSLAPGSKVVTEYLARSGLDKSLNEIGFNLVGYGCTTCIGNSGPLNEEIETAIKDKGLVVASVLSGNRNFEGRVHQLVKANYLASPPLVVAYALAGSMNIDIAKDPIGNDSDGNPVYLKDIWPSNKEVADVVMGCVTSEMFAKKYADVFSGEKEWQDIPVGKGKTYSWDNKSTYIQNPPYFTSFNTGDGVALKDIENAKILALFGDSITTDHISPAGNIAKNSPAASYLAANGVQPADYNSYGARRGNHEVMMRGTFANIRIKNEMMDGEEGGYTLYNNEKVSIYDAAMKYQQDGSELVVIAGKEYGTGSSRDWAAKGTKLLGVKAVIAESFERIHRSNLVGMGVLPLVFQGDSNRNNLKLTGDETISINGIENGLKPRMQLDMLIEYKDKSSIVVPLLCRIDTLDELEYYKNGGILQYVMKNLLNTG
- the ccmA gene encoding cytochrome c biogenesis heme-transporting ATPase CcmA; the encoded protein is MLSCRDISCVRGENIIFSHLGFSLQEGALLLLKGANGAGKTSLLKILSGLLEADSGDILWDDVSIKDNYDFRRELLFIGHKSGVKADATVYENLLFWAKLYDTELLIPAAMAFYGLERFSDVPASQLSAGWQRRIALARLIISPCKLWLLDEPTNFLDEEAVILTASLIESRVKQGGIVVVASHIMNSSIAAHTLWLDDFRHYEFREIETESKFT
- a CDS encoding iron-containing alcohol dehydrogenase, with translation MLSNETKDRISPLIKEIPLIISESSLRNDIDDLLAMTPYLSNGCSFAVVDDINTTDIFGNRVFSALRKHSKNRHISFEASPTASMDNVNYIRQKSMYCDAIIAVGSGTINDLCKYAAYLDKKPYVVFPTAASMNGYLSASASIEVDGHKSSQQANLPKAVFCDLQIIAQAPVRLTRSGLGDCLARPTAQCDWLLSRLLLATNYIEDVFLIQHDIEEEVFENASAIAKTDFDITKKLLELLLISGLGMTAAKGSYPASQGEHMIAHCYNMLQNNRNEHNRNVIPLHGEEIGITSLYMAELQENLLKKELKLKDTIFNIDEIKNFYGSELTIEFSLLFEKKQKLLMEKREKIKEANWDDVKSEIEKIMMGAPQIESILKKAGCHTKLENIGWNREDFNKALSTARFSRDRFTFLDLE